In the Colius striatus isolate bColStr4 chromosome 3, bColStr4.1.hap1, whole genome shotgun sequence genome, TGTCCCTTGAGATCCTGCGTGGTGGAAGGTCTGCCCATAATGCTCTCACCTCATTCTCATAAACAATCTTCTCCCCATCAAACTGATGATAAGTAACAGCATTAGTCAGCACATTTCCAATGCATAAAGCCCTCCTCTATGTTAACCCTGGCTACACTTACCCAATACCTGGTCCCACATCCATTCAGTGGGACATGAAACCAAACCCTATCATTCAAAGATGACTTGAAGGCTGGCCGGCACACAGCATCTCTGAGCTTAAGTGTATTCAAGTCTATTGGTGGCATAGTACTGTCAGCAAGGACTTCAAAATCCATGTACCCATCCTGGGTGCATACAGCAGCTGAAACAGAAGTGCAGCCATATTGTCATGCCAGAGAGCTTGATATGCCAAAAGCAGTGCTCTGGCTAGAAATACACTTCCCTGTGAAGGACTAGCTCTAAAACAATCCATGCTGAGGGATTACTATCTGAGTCAAGTCCACTGCAGGAGTCACATACCTATTGGTGAGTGCTGGTCACAGGGACACTCAGGATGCATCACCATTACCACAGTCTCCCCGTAGAAGTCAAAAGCCAGTTTCAAAGAGGACATGTAGGACTGAAGCCCTGTGCAGCTCTCCCCATGTAGCTGAAAGACAAAGAGATACTTTCTTGAAATATAACTACAAGAATGAATTTTAAACACATGCATGTGTTAAAGAGATGTTTCAGCTTGTCCCAAGGCCATTGTGCTCTTCACACTCAGATAGTTTGTTAACTTGTGTTGCTCCAGGCTTACCAAATACTAACCCACTCCAAGAGGAATACTTCCACCTGCATCTGTTTTTGCCAAGATACTTCATGCAACTCAAGTTACCTTTGAATGATGCCAGCCTATTTTAAGTCAGATTGCATTCATCTTATTCACAACTGCCAGCCACAGGGCACACAGTTGTTTTGACAGGTGCTTAGTCAAGGTCAAAGCTGTTGTGTTCTGGTTCTTAGTGAGGACCAAGGAACTGTGATTGTACCAGCTGCTGGTGACATGAGGCTCAGAACTCACCCTGGATTTCAGGACTCCCTTGCTAATATGAAGCTTGACCCCTTTCTCTGTGTCCAGAgcaattccattttcctgaaGCTCTTCCATGGGAATGGTTTTATCCTCTATACCCACAGCCATAAGAGTTCCTGGGAAGGCTGGGATGACAACAGTCATGTGTGTTGCATTACAGATTGCTGGTCCTGCAGATAACAACTTTGTTACATATAGCACCAGTTTCCCCAAGACAGAAACAGGCCAGGTTCTGACTTCCTCCATGCATTACCTGGTGCACAAAGCATTCTTGACTCCACAGTCAGTCTATGTTCAGGAGGGCCATGCACAAGTTCGAATGCCACAGTGTAGAGCATCTTATCATTATGCTGACAGAGACAACAGAGCTCTATTAGAGTGTGCTCAGCTGAGGATCCATcataaaaccaaacccacaggGCCACATATTATATCTGGTTCAGGACTGCAGCTATTAGTGTTTGCAACAACAGTTCTCTTCCCATCTCACCATCCTTTCAAAAAAGGATCTGCTCCTGAGACTGCCAGTCCAGCATTCACGGGACAGGGTATAGCCAGCATTCTGTTTGTGTAGATGCCcatcagctgtgctgctgtctgAGCTGCACGCAGTGCTACCCTATTTTATAGGGCTGGGCAGTTCAGTGACAGCTGAGCACAAATAGTTTTGCCCACATCAGCTAGGCACAGCACTGCATCAGCTTGACATCAGCTCTGGCCACGACCAGCAAGTGCTTTCCACAGGTCTAAAGGAGGGAGAGAGTGCTGCTCTAGCAGAGGCTAGGCATCTCATTTGGGTCAGTTCTTTCTGCACCTACCTTGTACGAGACAACACCAGTGGCAGTAAAGGCCACCTGAATGATCAGGTTATGACCATCAGCTATAAAGTTATAGCCTTGCTGCATGGCTTGCCCAAGGCTCAACTGATGTATTCTTGTTCCATCATCAATTGACAGAGACCAGGTcattggagctgctggagcctgcaAAACAGGAGATGCTTGCTGAGGAAAGGAAGGCCCAGCCACACAGGAGCAGTAAGGTGTAACAATTCTTCACCCTGTAGGGCTGCCATCTAATAAGTTTCACATTCAAATTCCCTATACTGATTTCAGAGAGTTAGTTTTCCCAACAAGATGCAAGTACCCCAGGAAGGGAGCTACTCCAGCTTGGAGGCATTAGGCTTAGTTCCAGTTCAAAACCCAGGCATTCTCTCACCCTCTCTTTGCTAGACAGAAAACACATACCAAATGCTCATCACTGATGCTTGGAATGAGTCTTGGGAAAGTAACCTGAAACACAGCACAAGGGTTAGACCACATGAACAGACAGCAGGCAACAACTCTACAACTTAAAAAAAGCCTCTACAGTAGTTCTCCAAAGCAGAAAGCTGGCACCAGTATCCAATTTCCCCCACCATAGGGCTGGTGCCCAACCATGTGCATCATAAATTACCATTTGCAAACTAGCTCTTCAAAGAGCTAGTGGTTATGCCAAGACAGACATGCAGCCAACAGACCTCCCTGAAGCTGGCTAGAGCTTGCCTCAGCATCCTGCAGATCCTAGCCACACAATTCCAGAACATAGCCATCCTGCAAGTAGGATCTATACCCCCACCTCCCACCCCAATTTCTCTACTTACTGCCATGAAGTCTTTGGTACAGTTTGTTACACCAATAAAAGGAGTAATGATTTCATCTTCATGAGTACTATTGCAGTGAGCACTGTAGGTAACATTCATCTCCTCTCCCATTGTGTCATTCACCATCAGCCTCAGTCTTAGCTGGTGCTGACCATGCTATAGGCAAGAAACATTTAGAAAGAGGAATCAGTACCCATCACAGTATGAGTACAACTAAAAGACATCAAGATGAAAATCTAACTTAAGAGTTAGTTTAAGTGTTTGTAACAGTGCAAAGActaatttttaaagtaacaaCTCTAGGGAAAACAAGTTCCCTGGAAAGGCATGAGGTCACATGTAAATCAGGTGTTGCTCCGAAATGCTTCAGTCTGGACCTTCTCCCTACAATACATCCTTCAAAGTAGCTCAATTTCTTTGCAGGAGAACACAACATATACAGCAGTGTCTGAGAGGTTTTAATCCACAATTAAACAAACACATATTTTGGTGATTTGTTTTCAGGTTCTGGCATGAACTCCTCTTCCAGAAGAGTTTTAACTTATCAGGAGCTTAAGTATTTTCACTCTTGAAGAAAGTTAAAATTAGGTTAGAACTAGAAATCCCTATTAAACCCAGTCTTGGCTAGGGAAAACAAATGAGAGTTCCACACTCCATCACATCAGCTTCACAGGATTAAGAGTCTTTTACCTCCAGGTTAGTGCAGTTGACAAATGGAACACTAAGTAAGATCCTCTCATAATCCACAGCTGGGTCACAGGACACTAGCTCCTCACCATCCACATCTGGAGAGAAGGTAGAAAGTTAGCCCTTCAGGTAGTTATCTGCTTTCAGACTACAGCAGAAAGGACCATGGCAGTAGCAATACATACCAACAACACACACATGCCAGGAGAAGTTGCCAATCTCTCTGGAAAACTCAACTTCCATCCCATTCCCATGACAAGTCACAGTCTCTGGAGAAGAAAGACCACCATCAGATCCACCATCTCCCTCCTGCAGATGTATACCCTGCAAGCCCTCCAGCTACACAGCTCCAATTGAGAGCTCCCTTGGTACCTTGCAAGCCTAAAGCCCACATCCACACCCCTACCAGTCCAGATCTCATTACCCAAGAGATCCTGATCCTCCAGGCTACCAACACAAGGGGCTAAGAGCGGCAAAAAGGCAAACAGGAGCAGCAACCTGAAAGCAAAAGAGGACtaaatgagagaaaaagcaaggaaagaaacagaactcATCCCCCTTCTTCAACCCCACTTACCACATCCTTG is a window encoding:
- the ZP2 gene encoding zona pellucida sperm-binding protein 2 — translated: MNQVLYNPPWEAKEQAGGGSEKMGLFVRQHSLSNSRMWLLLLFAFLPLLAPCVGSLEDQDLLETVTCHGNGMEVEFSREIGNFSWHVCVVDVDGEELVSCDPAVDYERILLSVPFVNCTNLEHGQHQLRLRLMVNDTMGEEMNVTYSAHCNSTHEDEIITPFIGVTNCTKDFMAVTFPRLIPSISDEHLAPAAPMTWSLSIDDGTRIHQLSLGQAMQQGYNFIADGHNLIIQVAFTATGVVSYKHNDKMLYTVAFELVHGPPEHRLTVESRMLCAPGPAICNATHMTVVIPAFPGTLMAVGIEDKTIPMEELQENGIALDTEKGVKLHISKGVLKSRLHGESCTGLQSYMSSLKLAFDFYGETVVMVMHPECPCDQHSPIAAVCTQDGYMDFEVLADSTMPPIDLNTLKLRDAVCRPAFKSSLNDRVWFHVPLNGCGTRYWFDGEKIVYENEVRALWADLPPRRISRDSELRLTVLCSFSNGDASLTIRVNNRPPLAASMNKGALSLVLLSYPEDSYRQPYHDDQYPIVRYLRQPIFLEVQVLNRNDPNLQLVLDDCWTTASPDPSSLPQWDIVVDGCEYDLDSYKTVFHPVGHGVSYANYRQRLEVKTFAFVSGDKALPGLVYFHCSVLICDRFQPDSPLCIRRCPRPSRSKRDSGMLGENSAMVSLQGPVLLVPEEWSATKGSTLLSKEAWAGITMTAVGILSLVATMLLFLALLKCLKRRTSVLNVIS